From Haloglomus litoreum, the proteins below share one genomic window:
- a CDS encoding helix-turn-helix domain-containing protein has protein sequence MQFATIVYRHPDGFVQSLGAAFGAHADVEPVAIHAARSLGDGTALMLYELAGDADAVREVLAENEQATEYRVTQLQNRVAAYIHYTPNETVRKLLEPVEEYGIVLETPIPVHEDGTFEVTMVGFQPDLSEAFEQVPEELETSIERVGQYTPSNANYFGRLSDRQREVLRLAYEQGYYDEPRGTTHEEIASNLDCSPANVGEILRRIENKLVNELFKEPSAPTKAPSS, from the coding sequence ATGCAGTTCGCCACCATCGTCTATCGCCACCCCGATGGCTTCGTGCAGTCTTTGGGGGCGGCCTTCGGCGCGCACGCGGACGTCGAGCCGGTCGCGATACACGCCGCCCGGTCGCTCGGCGACGGCACTGCGCTCATGCTCTACGAACTGGCAGGCGACGCCGACGCCGTCCGAGAGGTCCTCGCCGAGAACGAGCAGGCCACGGAGTACCGGGTGACCCAGCTCCAGAACCGCGTCGCCGCCTACATCCACTACACGCCGAACGAGACCGTCAGAAAGCTCCTCGAACCCGTCGAGGAGTACGGAATCGTGCTCGAGACGCCCATCCCGGTCCACGAGGATGGCACGTTCGAGGTCACGATGGTCGGATTCCAACCGGACCTGAGCGAGGCGTTCGAGCAGGTCCCAGAGGAGCTCGAGACGAGTATCGAGCGCGTGGGGCAGTACACCCCGAGCAACGCGAACTACTTCGGCCGGCTGAGCGACCGGCAGCGGGAGGTGCTCCGACTCGCCTACGAGCAGGGATACTACGACGAACCGCGCGGCACGACCCACGAGGAGATCGCGTCGAACCTGGACTGCTCCCCGGCGAACGTCGGCGAGATCCTCCGTCGGATCGAGAACAAGCTCGTCAACGAACTGTTCAAGGAGCCCAGTGCGCCGACAAAGGCGCCCTCCTCCTGA
- a CDS encoding SDR family oxidoreductase, translated as MVDTKTVLITGCSSGIGRATAYAFLDDDWQVYATARNTADIEKLGEEGCDINTLDVTDPEDVERVVERIIERDGRIDCLVNNAGYGQHGPLEDVSDDLLHRQFDVNVYGPHRLVREVLPHMREREDGTIVNVSSVAGRLASPGMGAYSASKFALEGYSDALRNEVAPHGIDVSVVQPGPVKTKFRERVDEELERYDRTDAYADIYEFQEDASLFGADSPVAVPPKDVARVILEAGVSPDPDPRYVVGGLADLMLKLRFLPDRVRDRVFGLIRRFT; from the coding sequence ATGGTCGACACGAAGACGGTCCTCATCACGGGCTGTTCCTCTGGCATCGGGCGGGCCACCGCCTACGCGTTCCTCGACGACGACTGGCAGGTGTACGCCACGGCGCGCAACACCGCCGACATCGAGAAACTGGGCGAGGAGGGCTGCGATATCAACACGCTCGACGTCACCGACCCGGAGGACGTCGAGCGCGTCGTCGAGCGCATCATCGAGCGCGACGGCCGCATCGACTGCCTCGTCAACAACGCCGGCTACGGCCAGCACGGGCCGCTGGAGGACGTAAGCGACGACCTCCTGCACCGACAGTTCGACGTGAACGTCTACGGCCCCCACCGCCTGGTCCGCGAGGTGCTGCCGCATATGCGCGAGCGCGAGGACGGCACCATCGTCAACGTCTCGTCGGTCGCGGGCCGGCTGGCCTCGCCCGGGATGGGCGCCTACTCCGCCTCGAAGTTCGCGCTCGAGGGCTACAGCGACGCGCTCCGCAACGAGGTCGCCCCCCACGGCATCGACGTGAGCGTCGTCCAGCCCGGCCCGGTCAAGACGAAGTTCCGCGAGCGCGTCGACGAGGAACTGGAGCGCTACGACCGCACCGACGCCTACGCGGACATCTACGAGTTCCAGGAGGACGCCTCCCTGTTCGGCGCGGACTCGCCGGTCGCCGTGCCGCCGAAGGACGTGGCCCGCGTCATCCTCGAGGCCGGCGTCTCGCCGGACCCCGACCCGCGCTACGTGGTCGGCGGCCTGGCCGACCTGATGCTGAAGCTGCGCTTCCTCCCCGACCGCGTTCGCGACCGGGTCTTCGGGCTGATCCGCAGGTTCACGTAG
- the gpmI gene encoding 2,3-bisphosphoglycerate-independent phosphoglycerate mutase: MRGALIVLDGWGLAPEDQTGRDAVAAADTPNFDEYRETGAFGTLTTHGRAVGLPEGQMGNSEVGHLNIGAGRVVKQDSTRVSDDIADGSFFANEQLVSAFDHADRNGGRVHLMGLLSDGGVHSMQEHLHALVELADRQGVPAVTHAFTDGRDTAPTSGAGFLREFEAVTEEYGTGDVATVTGRYHAMDRDENWERTKRAYDAIVHQEAPHEAASAVDAVEASYARDTTDEYVEPTLVEGGPALSDGDAVVFFNFRADRARQLVRMLADIRPEWAFDTEPPDARVVTMTEYDATFDLPVAYPPNQPVDVLGEVLADAGLTQLRAAESEKYAHVTYFLNGGREVAFDGEAREIVESPDVATYDQQPEMHAPELTDAVLDRIEREDPDALVLNYANPDMVGHTGDFDAAVAAVEAVDEQLGRLVAACHDAGAHVLVTADHGNADDMGTPEDPHTAHTTNPVPFVSLPPEGGDGDVSVREGGVLADLAPTLLARMDLDQPDAMTGESLLE; the protein is encoded by the coding sequence ATGCGAGGCGCGCTCATCGTGCTGGACGGCTGGGGGCTCGCTCCCGAGGACCAGACGGGCCGGGACGCCGTGGCGGCGGCCGACACCCCGAACTTCGACGAGTACCGCGAGACGGGCGCCTTCGGGACGCTCACGACCCACGGCCGCGCGGTCGGCCTCCCGGAGGGCCAGATGGGCAACAGCGAGGTCGGCCACCTCAACATCGGTGCCGGCCGCGTCGTCAAGCAGGACTCCACGCGCGTCTCCGACGACATCGCCGACGGCTCGTTCTTCGCGAACGAGCAGCTGGTGTCGGCGTTCGACCACGCCGACCGGAACGGGGGACGCGTCCACCTGATGGGCCTGCTCAGCGACGGCGGCGTCCACTCGATGCAGGAACACCTCCACGCCCTCGTCGAGCTCGCCGACCGCCAGGGCGTCCCCGCGGTCACGCACGCCTTCACGGACGGGCGCGACACGGCGCCGACCTCGGGTGCGGGCTTCCTGCGGGAGTTCGAGGCCGTCACCGAGGAGTACGGCACCGGCGACGTGGCAACCGTCACGGGCCGCTACCACGCGATGGACCGCGACGAGAACTGGGAGCGCACGAAGCGGGCCTACGACGCCATCGTCCACCAGGAGGCGCCCCACGAGGCCGCCTCCGCCGTCGACGCGGTCGAGGCGTCCTACGCCCGCGATACGACCGACGAGTACGTCGAACCCACCCTGGTCGAGGGCGGGCCCGCCCTTTCGGACGGCGATGCAGTCGTCTTCTTCAACTTCCGCGCCGACCGTGCCCGGCAACTGGTCCGGATGCTCGCCGACATCCGCCCGGAGTGGGCGTTCGACACCGAGCCACCGGACGCGCGCGTCGTGACGATGACGGAGTACGACGCCACGTTCGACCTGCCGGTGGCGTACCCCCCGAACCAGCCAGTGGACGTGCTGGGCGAGGTGCTCGCGGACGCGGGGCTGACCCAGCTCCGCGCCGCGGAGTCCGAGAAGTACGCCCACGTCACCTACTTCCTCAACGGCGGCCGCGAGGTGGCGTTCGACGGCGAGGCACGCGAGATCGTGGAGAGCCCGGACGTGGCGACCTACGACCAGCAACCCGAGATGCACGCGCCCGAACTCACGGACGCCGTCCTCGACCGCATCGAGCGCGAGGACCCGGACGCGCTCGTCCTGAACTACGCCAACCCCGACATGGTCGGGCACACGGGCGACTTCGACGCCGCCGTCGCCGCCGTGGAGGCCGTCGACGAACAACTCGGGCGCCTCGTGGCAGCCTGCCACGACGCCGGCGCGCACGTCCTCGTGACGGCCGACCACGGCAACGCCGACGACATGGGGACGCCCGAGGACCCGCACACGGCCCACACGACGAACCCGGTCCCGTTCGTCTCCCTGCCGCCCGAGGGCGGTGACGGCGACGTGAGCGTGCGCGAGGGCGGCGTCCTGGCGGACCTCGCACCGACGCTGCTGGCGCGGATGGACCTCGACCAGCCCGACGCGATGACGGGCGAGTCGCTGCTGGAGTGA
- a CDS encoding NUDIX hydrolase: MDLSRVARHDPVPVTDEEREAGVLVAVVDPGNDAWPHDGAPEDPHVLFIKRQDDLGEHAGQMSFPGGGREDVDPDLEGTALREAREEVGVEPASADVIGRLDDIRTVTRYAVRPYVARVPDAGYEPHDTREVAEVATLAVDDLTDRSNYDSERRDHPHYGDIRLHYFRVDGYVVWGATARMLVQFLELAVGWEMPSEPDREVEADAEFPV, from the coding sequence ATGGACCTGTCGCGGGTCGCCCGGCACGACCCCGTTCCGGTGACCGACGAGGAGCGCGAGGCCGGCGTACTGGTGGCGGTCGTCGACCCCGGGAACGACGCGTGGCCCCACGACGGAGCCCCAGAGGACCCGCACGTGCTCTTCATCAAGCGCCAGGACGACCTCGGCGAGCACGCCGGCCAGATGAGCTTTCCGGGGGGTGGCCGCGAGGACGTCGACCCGGACCTCGAGGGGACCGCACTCCGCGAGGCCCGCGAGGAGGTCGGCGTCGAGCCGGCGAGCGCAGACGTGATCGGCCGCCTCGACGACATCCGCACCGTGACACGCTATGCCGTCCGGCCGTACGTCGCCCGGGTGCCTGACGCCGGGTACGAGCCACACGACACCCGCGAGGTCGCGGAGGTCGCCACGCTCGCGGTCGACGACCTCACGGACCGCTCGAACTACGACTCCGAGCGCCGCGACCACCCCCACTACGGCGACATCCGACTCCACTACTTCCGCGTCGACGGCTACGTCGTCTGGGGCGCCACCGCCCGGATGCTGGTGCAGTTCCTCGAACTCGCCGTGGGCTGGGAGATGCCGTCCGAACCGGACCGCGAGGTCGAGGCCGACGCCGAGTTCCCCGTCTGA
- a CDS encoding 30S ribosomal protein S19e, translating into MATLYDVPTEEFIEALAERLADDETFDEPDWATVAKTGVGRELPPEQEDFWQHRAASVFRKVAVDGPVGVQRLRTAYGDSKQGSTRYRVRPDQKTESSGKIIRTILQQLEDAGYIQQEGSAGRAVTGDGRAFLDEVATDLLEDLDRPELERYA; encoded by the coding sequence ATGGCGACACTCTACGACGTACCCACCGAGGAGTTCATCGAGGCCCTCGCGGAGCGGCTGGCCGACGACGAGACGTTCGACGAGCCCGACTGGGCGACGGTCGCGAAGACCGGCGTCGGTCGCGAGCTCCCGCCCGAACAGGAGGACTTCTGGCAGCACCGCGCGGCGTCTGTCTTCCGGAAGGTCGCGGTCGACGGCCCGGTCGGCGTCCAGCGCCTCCGCACGGCGTACGGCGACTCGAAGCAGGGCTCGACGCGCTACCGCGTCCGCCCGGACCAGAAGACCGAGTCCTCGGGCAAGATCATCCGCACCATCCTCCAGCAGCTCGAGGACGCCGGGTACATCCAGCAGGAGGGCAGCGCCGGCCGCGCCGTCACCGGCGACGGGCGCGCCTTCCTCGACGAGGTCGCGACCGACCTCCTCGAGGACCTCGACCGGCCGGAGCTCGAGCGCTACGCGTAG
- a CDS encoding lysylphosphatidylglycerol synthase transmembrane domain-containing protein, which translates to MEIDLRATVVGFLGALVVLGALLAFVGIGRIVDALVRAEPALLVGVLAAALAWLTAWGLALRTVLTVLGASLRAPVAVLVFTAATFANNVTPFGQAGGEPIAALFVSRVADTEYETGLAAIASVDSLNFVPSITLATFGLAYFSTEIAFGRRLQFATAAVVGLALVIPVAGYYGWQNRYAVERRVVGALTPFIRGVGRVIPGKQPLEPAVIEQRIEGFFHAIERVASDRKRLALALGFSTLGWLCQGLSLYLAMQAIGAPVDPEVVLVVIPVGAIAGITPLPGGLGGVEAVLIALLVALGTPAGAAAAGVLVHRMGTYFLPLLLGGGTATALGADGFLTRRAEGAAGDGGIPTDEEERDP; encoded by the coding sequence ATGGAGATCGACCTCCGCGCGACCGTCGTCGGCTTCCTGGGCGCGCTGGTCGTCCTCGGGGCGCTGCTCGCGTTCGTCGGGATCGGCCGGATCGTCGACGCCCTGGTCCGCGCGGAGCCGGCGCTGCTCGTCGGCGTGCTGGCGGCGGCGCTGGCCTGGCTCACCGCCTGGGGGCTGGCACTCCGGACCGTCCTCACGGTCCTCGGGGCGTCGCTCCGGGCGCCCGTGGCGGTGCTGGTGTTCACGGCGGCGACGTTCGCCAACAACGTCACGCCGTTCGGCCAGGCCGGCGGCGAACCCATCGCCGCGCTATTCGTCTCCCGGGTCGCGGATACGGAGTACGAGACGGGGCTCGCGGCCATCGCCAGCGTCGACTCCCTGAACTTCGTCCCGTCGATCACGCTGGCGACGTTCGGGCTGGCGTACTTCTCGACGGAGATCGCGTTCGGACGGCGGCTCCAGTTCGCCACGGCCGCGGTCGTCGGCCTGGCGCTGGTCATCCCGGTCGCGGGCTACTACGGTTGGCAGAACCGCTACGCCGTCGAGCGCCGGGTCGTCGGCGCGCTCACGCCGTTCATCCGGGGTGTCGGGCGCGTCATCCCCGGGAAGCAGCCGCTCGAGCCGGCCGTCATCGAGCAGCGCATCGAGGGGTTCTTCCACGCCATCGAGCGCGTCGCGAGCGACCGCAAGCGGCTGGCGCTCGCGCTGGGCTTCTCGACGCTGGGCTGGCTCTGCCAGGGCCTCTCGCTGTACCTCGCGATGCAGGCCATCGGCGCGCCCGTCGACCCCGAGGTCGTCCTGGTGGTCATCCCGGTCGGCGCCATCGCCGGCATCACGCCGCTTCCCGGGGGGCTGGGCGGCGTGGAGGCGGTCCTCATCGCGCTGCTGGTGGCCCTCGGGACGCCGGCGGGCGCCGCGGCCGCGGGCGTCCTCGTCCACCGGATGGGGACCTACTTCCTCCCGCTCCTGCTGGGCGGCGGGACCGCGACCGCCCTCGGCGCCGACGGCTTCCTCACCCGACGGGCGGAGGGGGCGGCCGGGGACGGGGGGATCCCGACGGACGAGGAGGAGCGCGACCCCTGA
- a CDS encoding aryl-sulfate sulfotransferase, whose product MASVPERLRARLAGARRRLVESRAWRARAVLLVVLLLLLSPTVVSAATDQGTRLGPGTVDSPAENTTYVSIQGFHFKGVGNAKKPARVVAADGDADARVLVSGVDNDLPFRARWFYDTDPLPNGDLLVTSTNPDGTVVFRYDPDASEVVWYEQFDFHDTHDADLINGDQLLIANMRAYEDGVSNDRILVYDRGNDTVVWDWTFNEHYPNSTDGGFNPDWTHVNDVDKVGDGRYLASPRNFDQVILVNRSTDEIEYQLGSDGNHSRLFEQHNPDFWVDEQGDPTVLVADSENDRVVEFTYEDGRWQEVWSVGGFNWPRDADRLPNGNTLVTDSLNHRAVEITPEGEVVWEVYAAWAPYDAERGAPGSNGPSMTAMDAGGSHEVRGGAGEGPASQETFPDWLRRSTDGTPLAAFGEEVADRYQHVTPFLRPVWMSSWALLGVFLSIPLLLGWGVGEVIYQRRRIVEAIRGLVGGAGGSGEGV is encoded by the coding sequence ATGGCATCGGTCCCCGAACGCCTGCGTGCCCGGCTGGCGGGTGCGCGGCGTCGCCTCGTGGAGTCGCGGGCCTGGCGGGCCCGCGCCGTCCTCCTCGTCGTCCTGCTCCTCCTGCTGAGTCCGACGGTCGTCTCGGCCGCCACCGACCAGGGCACGCGCCTCGGCCCCGGGACGGTCGACTCGCCCGCGGAGAACACCACCTACGTCTCCATCCAGGGGTTCCACTTCAAGGGCGTCGGCAACGCGAAGAAACCCGCCCGCGTGGTGGCCGCCGATGGTGACGCGGACGCCCGCGTCCTCGTCTCCGGCGTCGACAACGACCTCCCCTTCCGGGCACGCTGGTTCTACGACACGGACCCGCTCCCGAACGGCGACCTGCTGGTCACCTCCACCAACCCGGACGGGACCGTCGTCTTCCGGTACGACCCCGACGCGAGCGAGGTGGTGTGGTACGAGCAGTTCGACTTCCACGACACCCACGACGCCGACCTCATCAACGGCGACCAGTTGCTCATCGCGAACATGCGGGCGTACGAGGACGGCGTCTCGAACGACCGCATCCTCGTCTACGACCGCGGCAACGACACGGTCGTCTGGGACTGGACGTTCAACGAGCACTACCCCAACTCGACCGATGGCGGGTTCAACCCCGACTGGACGCACGTCAACGACGTGGACAAGGTCGGCGACGGGCGCTACCTCGCCTCGCCGCGCAACTTCGACCAGGTGATCCTCGTGAACCGGTCGACGGACGAGATCGAGTACCAGCTCGGTAGCGACGGGAATCACTCCCGGCTGTTCGAGCAGCACAACCCCGACTTCTGGGTCGACGAGCAGGGGGACCCGACGGTCCTCGTGGCGGACTCCGAGAACGACCGCGTCGTCGAGTTCACCTACGAGGACGGCCGGTGGCAGGAGGTCTGGAGCGTCGGCGGGTTCAACTGGCCCCGTGACGCCGACCGCCTCCCCAACGGCAACACGCTCGTAACGGACTCGCTCAACCACCGGGCCGTCGAGATCACGCCCGAGGGCGAGGTCGTCTGGGAGGTGTACGCCGCGTGGGCGCCCTACGACGCAGAGCGGGGCGCTCCCGGCTCGAACGGCCCGTCGATGACGGCGATGGATGCGGGCGGCAGTCACGAGGTCCGTGGCGGCGCGGGCGAGGGCCCGGCCTCCCAGGAGACGTTCCCGGACTGGCTGCGCCGGTCGACGGACGGGACGCCGCTGGCCGCGTTCGGCGAGGAGGTCGCCGACCGCTACCAGCACGTCACGCCGTTCCTCCGCCCGGTGTGGATGTCGTCGTGGGCGCTGCTGGGCGTGTTCCTCTCGATCCCCCTGCTGCTGGGCTGGGGCGTCGGCGAGGTCATCTACCAGCGCCGGCGCATCGTCGAGGCGATCCGCGGGCTGGTCGGTGGGGCTGGTGGCTCCGGCGAAGGCGTGTAG
- a CDS encoding response regulator encodes MGEGATGRAADDTGREGPVRVLVVDDEPDVAELTAQYLERAAEDLSTAVEYDAEGGLERLDRESFDCVVSDYQMPGRNGIEFLQEVRATHPDLPFILFTGKGSEELASEAIGAGVTNYLRKETGTDHYEVLARQVTDTVARRQAEAEVAALNRINRTLRETTQAAVRADSRKAVEQAVCDCLADSDPYLFAWVGRVDADDEVVPSTWAGIERGYLDSITVTADRSETGLGPAGRAVRTHEPQAMQNVDEAPAFEPWREAARERGYRSSASVPLVYGDTRYGVLNLYAGRSDAFDDRELSVLEELGTTIAHAIDRVELTDRLRAQYRDLFEEAPVMAVLTRNEEGRPFVDDCNRRFLETLGYDRAAVVDRPLDEFYTPDSVRALLDEGGYARALSDEFTREERTLLTSDGEQVDTLLRAVPREDADGAVVGSLALYVDITDRKQLERENERLDAFTSIVSHDLRNPLNVIQGTVDLIQRGGTDEDIERVARAADRMERLIDDLLALARQGEAVGETQPVDLGRMAERAWGNVETRDATLMVDSGLATVEADPERLVQLLENLYRNSVEHGGPGVTVTVEPLADADGFAVADDGPGIPPADRETVFEQGYSSDTEGTGFGLAIVETIAEAHGWTVTLVESDDGGARFEFRGVEPASAT; translated from the coding sequence ATGGGTGAGGGGGCCACGGGACGGGCGGCGGACGACACCGGGCGAGAGGGGCCGGTCCGCGTCCTCGTGGTCGACGACGAACCGGACGTCGCCGAACTGACGGCACAGTACCTCGAACGGGCTGCAGAGGACCTCTCGACCGCCGTCGAGTACGACGCCGAGGGAGGGCTCGAGCGCCTGGACCGCGAGTCGTTCGACTGCGTCGTCTCGGACTACCAGATGCCCGGGCGGAACGGCATCGAATTCCTGCAGGAGGTCCGGGCGACCCACCCGGACCTCCCCTTCATCCTGTTCACGGGGAAGGGGAGCGAGGAGCTGGCCAGCGAGGCCATCGGCGCCGGCGTCACCAACTACCTCCGGAAGGAGACCGGGACGGACCACTACGAGGTGCTCGCCCGGCAGGTGACCGACACCGTGGCCAGGCGCCAGGCCGAGGCGGAGGTCGCGGCGCTGAACCGCATCAACCGCACGCTCCGCGAGACGACCCAGGCCGCGGTCCGGGCGGACTCCCGGAAGGCGGTCGAGCAGGCTGTCTGCGACTGCCTGGCCGACTCCGACCCGTACCTGTTCGCCTGGGTCGGCCGCGTCGACGCGGACGACGAGGTCGTCCCGTCGACCTGGGCCGGTATCGAGCGCGGCTACCTCGACTCCATCACGGTCACGGCCGACCGGAGCGAGACGGGGCTCGGACCCGCGGGCCGGGCGGTCCGCACCCACGAGCCACAGGCGATGCAGAACGTCGACGAGGCGCCGGCGTTCGAGCCCTGGCGCGAGGCCGCCCGGGAGCGCGGCTACCGATCCTCGGCGTCTGTCCCACTCGTCTACGGGGATACCCGGTACGGCGTGCTGAACCTCTACGCCGGCCGTTCGGATGCGTTCGACGACCGCGAGCTGTCCGTGCTGGAAGAGCTGGGGACGACCATCGCACACGCCATCGACCGGGTCGAACTCACCGACCGCCTCCGTGCACAGTACCGCGACCTGTTCGAGGAGGCGCCCGTGATGGCCGTCCTGACCCGGAACGAGGAGGGGCGCCCGTTCGTCGATGACTGCAACCGGCGGTTCCTCGAGACGCTCGGCTACGACCGGGCGGCGGTCGTCGACCGGCCGCTCGACGAGTTCTACACGCCCGACTCCGTGCGGGCACTCCTCGACGAGGGCGGGTACGCCCGGGCGCTCAGCGACGAGTTCACGCGCGAGGAGCGGACGCTGCTGACCAGCGACGGCGAGCAGGTCGACACCCTGCTCCGGGCCGTCCCCCGCGAGGACGCCGACGGCGCGGTGGTCGGCTCGCTCGCGCTCTACGTCGATATCACCGACCGGAAGCAGCTCGAGCGCGAGAACGAGCGGCTCGATGCCTTCACCAGTATCGTCAGCCACGACCTCCGGAACCCGCTGAACGTCATCCAGGGAACGGTCGACCTCATCCAACGCGGCGGGACCGACGAGGACATCGAGCGCGTCGCCCGCGCGGCCGACCGGATGGAGCGGCTCATCGACGACCTCCTGGCGCTCGCCCGACAGGGCGAGGCCGTGGGCGAGACCCAGCCAGTCGACCTCGGCCGCATGGCCGAGCGGGCCTGGGGGAACGTCGAGACGCGGGACGCCACGCTCATGGTCGATTCGGGGCTGGCGACGGTCGAAGCCGACCCCGAACGCCTCGTCCAGCTACTGGAGAACCTCTACCGGAACAGTGTGGAACACGGCGGCCCCGGTGTGACGGTCACCGTCGAGCCGCTCGCGGATGCCGACGGCTTCGCCGTCGCCGACGATGGCCCCGGCATCCCACCGGCGGACCGCGAGACGGTCTTCGAGCAGGGTTACTCCTCGGACACGGAGGGGACCGGCTTCGGGCTCGCCATCGTCGAGACCATCGCCGAGGCCCACGGCTGGACGGTCACGCTCGTCGAGAGCGACGACGGGGGCGCACGGTTCGAGTTCCGGGGCGTCGAGCCAGCCAGCGCGACGTAA
- a CDS encoding MFS transporter yields the protein MSPSAESEGGVRYRWVVLVVAFLVHLTSISLIWQSISPLKQAMAADLGVPWPNVVVVLAAIAFGLVFTQLPGGALGDKYPVRYVVGFGALLAGLATGIRFAVPTVPGQVAVSILATLGMGVVNPNLIKVVTEWFPSGQLGLAQGVLMSGNTLGIAVALGLSGGVVLGAVGSWKSVFLLYGGLTAAVGVVWLVLVRSPREEERPTDVETGVPFTSGERIPFRESFPAVLRSPSTPWAVALIALAYWSVLGSLAVLPEYADAHAFAVPEYMLGMSPLAATVGALGLPPLSDRYTRRLGLILGILGITTGIVVMGFAVALPMFVVGLLVSGFFAGGLAAMFYILPGELADIDPNHVGTMSGIMLSLGQLGSVMGSIAGAEALAVYGLEVSTLVVAGPCLVGLVFITRLHLDGRGVVEQTTAAASTGD from the coding sequence ATGTCACCCAGTGCCGAATCGGAGGGCGGCGTGCGCTACCGGTGGGTCGTGCTCGTCGTCGCGTTCCTCGTCCACCTGACCAGCATCTCGCTCATCTGGCAGTCGATATCACCGCTGAAGCAGGCGATGGCGGCCGACCTCGGGGTCCCCTGGCCGAACGTCGTCGTGGTGCTCGCGGCCATCGCCTTCGGGCTCGTGTTCACGCAGTTGCCGGGAGGTGCCCTCGGCGACAAGTACCCCGTCCGGTACGTGGTGGGCTTCGGCGCGCTGCTGGCCGGCCTCGCCACGGGCATCCGCTTTGCGGTTCCGACGGTCCCCGGACAGGTCGCGGTCAGCATCCTGGCGACCCTCGGGATGGGCGTGGTCAACCCGAACCTCATCAAGGTCGTCACGGAGTGGTTCCCTTCCGGGCAACTCGGCCTCGCACAGGGCGTGCTCATGTCCGGTAACACGCTCGGCATCGCGGTCGCGCTCGGGCTGTCGGGCGGCGTCGTACTGGGAGCGGTCGGGAGCTGGAAGAGCGTGTTCCTCCTCTACGGCGGCCTCACCGCCGCGGTGGGTGTCGTGTGGTTGGTCCTCGTCCGGTCGCCACGTGAGGAGGAGCGACCGACCGACGTTGAGACCGGGGTGCCGTTCACCTCGGGCGAGCGCATCCCGTTCCGGGAGTCGTTCCCGGCGGTGCTCCGGTCACCGTCGACCCCGTGGGCCGTCGCGCTCATCGCACTCGCCTACTGGTCCGTGCTGGGGTCGCTCGCCGTGCTCCCCGAGTACGCGGACGCACACGCCTTCGCCGTGCCGGAGTACATGCTGGGGATGTCACCGCTGGCGGCGACGGTCGGTGCGCTCGGGCTCCCACCGCTCTCGGACCGCTACACACGCCGCCTGGGGCTGATTCTGGGCATCCTCGGGATTACCACTGGAATCGTGGTCATGGGGTTCGCGGTGGCGTTGCCGATGTTCGTCGTCGGGTTACTCGTCTCGGGGTTCTTCGCCGGCGGCCTCGCGGCGATGTTCTACATCCTCCCGGGCGAGCTCGCGGACATCGACCCGAACCACGTCGGGACGATGTCGGGAATCATGCTGTCGCTGGGACAGCTCGGATCGGTCATGGGCAGCATCGCTGGGGCAGAGGCGCTGGCGGTCTACGGGCTGGAGGTGTCGACGCTCGTCGTGGCCGGTCCCTGCCTGGTCGGGCTGGTGTTCATCACGCGACTCCACCTCGACGGACGTGGAGTGGTCGAGCAGACGACCGCCGCAGCCAGCACCGGTGACTGA